The following proteins come from a genomic window of Gottfriedia acidiceleris:
- a CDS encoding helix-turn-helix domain-containing protein yields MEAEKWGRRIRAFRKLKGFTQEGFAKNLGVSVSVLGEVERGNRMPTEQFLHDCAKQLKVSVEELSI; encoded by the coding sequence ATGGAAGCTGAAAAGTGGGGTAGACGGATTAGGGCTTTTAGAAAATTAAAAGGTTTTACCCAAGAAGGCTTTGCAAAAAACCTTGGAGTTTCTGTTTCGGTGTTAGGTGAAGTTGAGCGAGGGAATCGTATGCCGACTGAACAGTTTTTGCATGATTGTGCAAAACAATTAAAAGTAAGTGTAGAGGAATTATCAATATAG
- the hslO gene encoding Hsp33 family molecular chaperone HslO — protein MKDYLVKALAFNGEVRAYSVRTTNIVKEAQERHDTWSNASAALGRTLTAATMMGAMLKGDEKLTLKVEGNGPIGHILVDSNAKGEVRGYVQNPHVQTELNKHGKIDVAKAVGTVGTISVVKDIGMREPFTGSVPIVSGELGEDFTYYFAVSEQTPSSVGVGVLVNPDHTILASGGFIIQILPGASEECITQIENRLKTIKPVSKLIEEGLTPEEILYEVLGKEEVKVLETMDVKFQCQCSRERIEGALLSIGKQELELILEEDGEAEVTCHFCNQPYHYSGEQLKELINKL, from the coding sequence ATGAAAGATTATTTAGTAAAAGCATTAGCTTTTAACGGTGAAGTCCGTGCATATAGCGTTAGAACAACAAATATTGTAAAAGAAGCTCAAGAACGTCATGACACTTGGTCAAACGCTTCTGCTGCATTAGGTCGTACATTAACAGCTGCTACGATGATGGGTGCTATGTTAAAAGGCGATGAAAAGTTAACTTTAAAGGTTGAAGGTAATGGCCCAATTGGCCATATTTTAGTCGATAGTAATGCAAAAGGTGAAGTCCGAGGATATGTACAAAATCCACATGTACAAACTGAACTGAACAAACATGGGAAAATTGATGTAGCAAAAGCTGTTGGAACTGTAGGTACAATCTCAGTTGTTAAAGATATTGGTATGAGAGAACCTTTCACAGGATCAGTGCCGATTGTATCAGGTGAACTTGGTGAAGACTTTACTTACTATTTTGCTGTATCTGAACAAACACCTTCATCTGTAGGTGTGGGCGTATTAGTAAACCCAGATCATACGATTTTAGCAAGTGGAGGATTTATTATTCAAATCTTACCTGGCGCTAGTGAAGAATGTATCACGCAAATTGAAAATCGTTTAAAAACGATTAAACCAGTTTCTAAACTAATTGAAGAAGGCCTGACTCCAGAAGAAATTTTATATGAAGTGTTAGGAAAAGAAGAAGTTAAAGTTTTAGAAACGATGGATGTAAAATTCCAATGTCAATGCTCAAGAGAGAGAATTGAAGGTGCACTTTTAAGTATTGGTAAACAAGAATTGGAACTAATATTAGAAGAGGATGGAGAAGCAGAAGTAACATGTCATTTCTGTAATCAACCTTATCATTATTCTGGTGAACAATTAAAAGAATTAATTAACAAATTGTAG
- the cysK gene encoding cysteine synthase A → MKVANSVYELIGRTPIVKLNRLVDEDSAEIYLKLEFMNPGSSVKDRIALAMIEDSEKKGLIKPGDTIIEPTSGNTGIGLAMVAAAKGYKSILVMPETMSIERRNLLRAYGAELVLTPGPEGMGGAIRKADELAKENGYFVPQQFNNIANPEVHRLTTGPEIVEQMGDQLDAFISGVGTGGTISGAGAVLKEAYPGINIVAVEPEDSPVLSGGKPGPHKIQGIGAGFIPGTLNTDIYDEIVKIKNDDAMETARKVAKEEGILVGISSGAAISAALQVAKKLGKGKKVLAIIPSNGERYLSTALFQFE, encoded by the coding sequence ATGAAAGTTGCAAATTCAGTTTATGAATTAATCGGTAGAACTCCAATTGTAAAACTTAACAGATTAGTAGACGAGGACAGCGCGGAAATTTACTTAAAACTAGAATTTATGAATCCTGGTAGCAGTGTTAAAGATCGTATTGCTCTTGCGATGATTGAGGATTCAGAGAAAAAAGGTTTAATTAAACCAGGTGATACAATTATTGAACCAACTAGTGGAAATACTGGTATCGGATTAGCAATGGTAGCAGCTGCTAAAGGCTATAAATCAATTCTAGTAATGCCAGAAACAATGAGTATTGAGAGACGAAACTTATTAAGAGCATATGGCGCGGAATTAGTTCTAACTCCAGGTCCTGAAGGAATGGGAGGAGCAATTCGTAAAGCGGATGAATTAGCAAAAGAAAACGGGTATTTCGTTCCACAACAATTTAATAATATTGCAAATCCAGAAGTTCACCGTTTAACAACTGGTCCTGAAATTGTTGAACAAATGGGAGACCAACTTGATGCATTTATTTCGGGAGTAGGTACAGGAGGAACAATCTCTGGTGCAGGAGCTGTTTTAAAAGAAGCTTACCCTGGAATTAATATTGTCGCAGTTGAACCTGAAGACTCTCCAGTTTTATCAGGTGGTAAACCAGGTCCCCATAAAATCCAAGGTATTGGAGCAGGTTTCATCCCTGGAACATTGAATACGGATATTTATGATGAAATCGTTAAAATCAAAAATGACGATGCAATGGAGACGGCTAGAAAAGTAGCCAAAGAAGAAGGTATACTTGTAGGTATCTCTTCTGGTGCTGCAATTAGTGCTGCATTACAAGTTGCAAAAAAACTTGGAAAAGGTAAAAAAGTACTTGCGATCATTCCAAGTAATGGAGAGCGTTATTTAAGTACAGCATTATTCCAATTTGAGTAA
- the folK gene encoding 2-amino-4-hydroxy-6-hydroxymethyldihydropteridine diphosphokinase gives MKNESYLSLGTNIGDREGFLTKAIRELVSHPDIQVEQISSIYETDPVGYVDQDPFLNLVIKISTKLTPLQLLDVTQGIEKNLGRKRELRWGPRTIDLDILLYNHEDIEVEHLRIPHPRMFERSFVLIPLKEINQSIKVETKFLEDKGVRLWKLKSGVDGLGLLEN, from the coding sequence ATGAAAAATGAATCATATTTAAGTTTAGGAACGAATATAGGCGATCGAGAAGGTTTTCTTACAAAGGCTATTAGGGAATTAGTGAGTCATCCGGACATTCAAGTAGAACAAATCTCTTCTATTTATGAAACAGACCCAGTTGGATACGTAGACCAAGATCCATTTTTAAATCTCGTTATTAAAATTTCTACCAAATTAACACCACTTCAATTACTTGATGTTACGCAAGGAATTGAAAAAAATCTTGGTAGAAAAAGGGAATTGCGTTGGGGTCCAAGAACAATTGACCTTGACATATTACTCTATAATCACGAAGATATAGAAGTTGAGCACCTAAGAATACCGCACCCGAGAATGTTTGAAAGAAGCTTTGTGTTAATCCCCTTAAAAGAAATTAACCAATCAATTAAGGTTGAAACTAAATTTTTAGAGGATAAAGGAGTTCGATTATGGAAGCTGAAAAGTGGGGTAGACGGATTAGGGCTTTTAGAAAATTAA
- the pabA gene encoding aminodeoxychorismate/anthranilate synthase component II — protein MILMIDNYDSFTYNLVQYLGELGEELIVKRNDEISLEEIEALSPSYLMISPGPCTPNEAGISLKAIEHFAGKIPILGVCLGHQSIAQVFGGDVVRAERLMHGKTSAITHEGLGLFNDLPSPIDVTRYHSLIVKKETFPEELEITAWTNEGEIMALKHKTLPIEGVQFHPESIMSQFGKEMLRNFLQAYKPSRSTV, from the coding sequence ATGATATTAATGATTGATAATTATGATTCATTTACCTATAATCTAGTTCAATATTTAGGGGAATTAGGTGAAGAGTTAATTGTAAAACGAAATGATGAAATTTCTTTAGAAGAAATCGAAGCATTATCGCCGTCTTATTTGATGATTTCACCAGGTCCTTGTACACCAAACGAAGCTGGAATCAGTTTAAAAGCAATTGAACACTTTGCTGGGAAAATACCAATTTTAGGCGTATGCTTAGGACACCAATCAATCGCTCAAGTATTTGGAGGGGACGTAGTACGTGCAGAACGCTTAATGCACGGAAAAACATCGGCAATTACACATGAAGGTTTGGGATTATTTAATGATCTACCATCACCTATTGATGTTACGCGATATCACTCATTAATAGTTAAAAAAGAAACTTTCCCTGAGGAGCTTGAAATAACAGCTTGGACAAATGAAGGAGAGATTATGGCGTTAAAACATAAGACATTACCGATTGAAGGAGTACAATTTCACCCTGAATCGATTATGTCACAATTCGGTAAAGAAATGCTTAGAAACTTTTTACAAGCATATAAACCATCCAGGAGTACAGTATGA
- a CDS encoding anthranilate synthase component I family protein, translated as MNYEIFSKVINYTEPFFKYFVETAKEKKNAVLLESGRDGRYSFMASNPVAKLYGKDNKLTVEVGIEGCTEKVEYEGNPIDLAKEYLSKYTAVKRDDLPPFQGGAIGYFTYDCNHYIEDLPTMAEDVYSIPDVYLLIFHEVVVFDHQENQLYFIVIDEMNNADKAQKRIDSLEEFFINEIEQIDLSRRTSTEEIEKTIYMSEQKFTDAVGNVKEYISAGDVFQVNLSVLQSETLVTDPLYIYEQLREINPSPYMSYLDFDEFQIVSCSPELLVAKRDQEVWTRPIAGTRSRGKTVEEEQQLMEELRSNEKEQAEHIMLVDLERNDLGRVCEYGTVEVDELLVIEKYSHVMHLVSNVRGELQKGKDSFDLLKAVFPGGTITGAPKIRTMEIIEELEPTKRGIYTGSVGWISFTGDMELNITIRTMITKDQQAFVQAGAGIVIDSNPRHEYLESLKKAQALWTAKKVSEEKAQLGGNVK; from the coding sequence ATGAATTATGAAATTTTTTCAAAAGTTATCAATTATACTGAACCTTTCTTTAAATACTTTGTAGAAACGGCAAAAGAGAAAAAGAATGCCGTACTTCTTGAAAGTGGTCGTGACGGAAGATATTCATTTATGGCATCTAATCCTGTTGCAAAGCTATATGGGAAGGATAATAAATTAACAGTCGAAGTAGGGATTGAAGGATGCACCGAGAAAGTGGAGTATGAAGGAAATCCAATTGATTTAGCTAAGGAATATCTATCTAAATACACAGCGGTAAAAAGAGATGACCTACCACCATTTCAAGGTGGAGCAATCGGTTATTTCACATATGACTGTAACCATTATATCGAAGACCTACCAACGATGGCTGAGGATGTCTACAGTATTCCAGATGTTTATTTATTAATCTTCCATGAAGTGGTTGTTTTTGATCATCAAGAAAACCAATTATATTTTATTGTTATAGATGAAATGAATAATGCTGATAAGGCACAAAAACGAATAGACTCTTTAGAAGAGTTCTTCATTAATGAAATAGAGCAAATCGATTTATCTAGAAGAACTTCTACCGAAGAGATTGAAAAAACAATTTATATGTCTGAACAAAAATTTACAGATGCTGTTGGAAATGTTAAAGAATATATCAGTGCTGGGGATGTATTCCAGGTGAATTTATCCGTGCTACAATCTGAGACACTTGTAACAGATCCACTATATATATATGAGCAGCTTAGAGAAATAAATCCTTCACCATATATGTCCTATTTAGATTTTGACGAGTTTCAAATTGTTAGTTGCTCACCAGAGCTATTAGTAGCAAAACGTGATCAAGAAGTTTGGACAAGACCAATAGCAGGTACAAGGTCCCGTGGTAAAACAGTAGAAGAAGAACAGCAACTGATGGAAGAACTACGTTCAAATGAAAAAGAACAAGCAGAGCATATTATGCTAGTTGATTTAGAGCGCAATGATTTAGGAAGAGTATGTGAATATGGAACTGTAGAAGTAGACGAACTATTAGTAATCGAAAAGTATTCGCATGTAATGCACCTTGTTTCAAATGTTAGAGGTGAGCTACAAAAGGGTAAAGATTCATTTGACTTATTAAAAGCAGTATTTCCCGGGGGAACAATAACAGGAGCTCCAAAAATCCGTACGATGGAAATTATTGAAGAACTAGAACCAACCAAGCGTGGCATTTATACAGGTTCTGTTGGATGGATTAGCTTCACAGGGGATATGGAGTTGAACATTACGATTCGAACAATGATTACAAAAGATCAGCAAGCATTTGTACAAGCTGGTGCTGGCATTGTTATTGATTCTAATCCAAGACATGAGTATTTAGAAAGTCTTAAGAAAGCTCAAGCTTTATGGACAGCTAAGAAAGTAAGTGAAGAAAAAGCACAGTTGGGTGGGAATGTAAAATGA
- the pabC gene encoding aminodeoxychorismate lyase yields the protein MKLYFNGEYLNDYEVKISPFDHGFLYGLGVFETFRIYNGHPFLLFDHLKRLRKSLLNLNIEWNLLDEEIQTILNRLIELNGLQDAYIRLNVSAGEGEIGLYTGQYSNPNTIMFIKPMHESNILEKEGVILNTPRNSPEGKERLKSHHYLNNIIGKKEIGNSPNIEGIFLNKDGFLSEGIVSNLFFINRDRIYTPHVDTGILNGITRQFVIHWAKLKGITVEEGFYTEQELLKADEIFISNSIQEIIPVTVIGERRFNVSESSVIKDLQKDYRLHRKSLLSMNEMERSEQV from the coding sequence ATGAAATTATATTTTAATGGAGAATACTTGAACGATTATGAAGTGAAAATATCTCCATTTGATCATGGTTTTTTATATGGCTTAGGAGTATTTGAAACATTTCGGATCTATAATGGGCATCCGTTTTTATTGTTTGATCATTTAAAGCGTTTAAGAAAGTCGTTATTGAACCTGAATATTGAGTGGAATTTGCTAGATGAGGAAATACAAACGATTTTAAATAGGTTAATTGAATTAAATGGGTTACAAGATGCGTATATACGTTTGAATGTTTCAGCAGGTGAAGGTGAAATAGGTTTATACACTGGTCAGTATTCAAATCCAAATACGATAATGTTTATTAAACCTATGCATGAAAGTAATATCTTAGAGAAAGAAGGGGTAATACTAAATACCCCTCGAAACTCTCCTGAAGGAAAAGAGCGTTTAAAATCTCATCATTATTTAAATAATATTATCGGGAAAAAAGAGATCGGTAACTCACCAAATATAGAAGGAATCTTTTTAAACAAAGATGGGTTTCTTTCAGAAGGTATCGTTTCAAATCTTTTTTTTATTAACCGAGATCGAATATATACACCACACGTTGATACGGGAATCTTGAATGGGATAACGAGACAGTTCGTGATTCATTGGGCTAAATTAAAAGGCATTACAGTTGAAGAAGGCTTCTACACAGAGCAAGAACTGTTAAAAGCGGATGAAATATTTATTTCAAACTCAATTCAAGAAATTATCCCGGTTACAGTAATTGGCGAGCGGCGTTTTAATGTAAGTGAAAGTAGTGTAATAAAGGATTTGCAAAAGGATTATAGACTTCACCGAAAATCCTTATTAAGCATGAATGAAATGGAAAGAAGTGAACAAGTGTGA
- a CDS encoding type III pantothenate kinase, with the protein MLFVIDVGNTNTVLGVYQEDELIHHWRIETNRYKTEDEYGMVIGSLLEYAGIGFDEFHAVIISSVVPPIMFSLERMATKYFKQKPLIVGPGIKTGLNIKYDNPKEVGADRIVNAVAGIAQYGSPLIIVDFGTATTYCYIDENKNYIGGAIAPGINISTEALYTKASKLPRIELSRPSNIVGRTTVEAMQVGILYGYVGQVEGIVKRMKAQAKVEPTVIATGGLASLISKESDIIDVMDPYLTLKGLHLIYKRNS; encoded by the coding sequence ATGTTATTTGTAATCGATGTAGGAAATACAAATACTGTTTTAGGTGTTTACCAAGAAGATGAGTTAATACATCATTGGAGAATTGAGACGAATCGTTATAAAACAGAAGATGAGTACGGTATGGTCATTGGTTCTTTACTTGAATATGCAGGTATTGGGTTTGATGAGTTTCATGCAGTTATTATTTCATCAGTTGTCCCACCGATTATGTTCTCACTAGAAAGAATGGCTACAAAATATTTTAAACAAAAGCCACTAATCGTTGGTCCTGGTATAAAAACAGGTTTAAACATAAAATATGATAATCCGAAAGAAGTTGGCGCGGATCGAATTGTTAATGCGGTTGCTGGAATTGCACAATACGGAAGTCCGCTAATTATTGTAGATTTCGGAACAGCTACTACATATTGTTATATAGATGAAAATAAAAATTACATCGGTGGAGCAATTGCCCCAGGCATCAATATATCAACAGAAGCACTCTATACAAAGGCTTCAAAATTGCCTCGTATAGAGCTTTCAAGACCTTCTAATATTGTTGGTCGTACAACTGTAGAAGCAATGCAGGTTGGAATTCTATATGGTTATGTAGGTCAAGTTGAAGGGATTGTAAAACGAATGAAAGCTCAAGCAAAGGTAGAACCTACTGTTATAGCAACAGGTGGACTTGCTTCATTAATATCTAAGGAATCAGATATCATTGATGTCATGGATCCGTATTTAACATTAAAAGGTCTACATTTAATTTATAAACGAAATTCTTAA
- the folB gene encoding dihydroneopterin aldolase, producing MDKIYVTGMRFYGYHGVFKEEKTLGQRFNVDLIVELDTKKAGETDDLAYSVSYADLFKTCEEVVQGQSYDLVESVAEEIAKQLLNTYDLIQQCTVKVIKPDPPIPGHYDFVAVEISRGRI from the coding sequence ATGGATAAAATATATGTAACAGGTATGAGATTTTATGGATACCACGGTGTATTTAAAGAGGAGAAAACATTAGGGCAACGATTTAATGTTGATTTAATTGTCGAATTAGATACAAAAAAAGCAGGAGAAACAGATGATTTGGCGTATTCAGTAAGTTATGCAGACTTATTTAAAACCTGCGAAGAAGTAGTTCAAGGTCAGTCTTATGATTTAGTTGAATCAGTAGCTGAAGAGATTGCTAAACAACTATTAAATACATATGATTTAATTCAACAATGTACTGTAAAAGTCATAAAACCAGATCCACCAATACCAGGACATTATGATTTTGTAGCAGTTGAAATATCAAGAGGTCGCATATGA
- the dusB gene encoding tRNA dihydrouridine synthase DusB, with amino-acid sequence MLKIGDIEMKNPVVLAPMAGVCNSAFRLTVKEFGAGLVCAEMVSDKAILHNNKRTLDMLYMDEREKPLSLQIFGGEKSTLVEAAKYVDENTNADIIDINMGCPVPKITKVDAGAKWLLDPNKIHEMVYAVAKNVSKPVTVKMRLAWDDDHIYVVDNAKAVEAAGGKAVAVHGRTRYQMYEGKSDWSWIKEVKSQVSIPVIGNGDVETPQDAKRMLDETGCDGVMIGRAALGNPWMIYRTVKYLESGVLMPEPEAREKIDVCLLHLDRLIDLKNEHVAVMEMRKHAAWYLKGLKGNALVRNQINEVNTRAQMVEVLTAYVNEVEEKMKATQAL; translated from the coding sequence GTGCTGAAAATTGGTGACATCGAGATGAAAAATCCCGTCGTATTAGCGCCGATGGCTGGAGTTTGTAACTCAGCTTTCCGCTTAACCGTAAAAGAATTTGGTGCAGGTTTAGTTTGCGCAGAAATGGTAAGTGATAAAGCGATTCTTCACAATAATAAAAGAACATTAGATATGCTTTATATGGATGAACGTGAAAAGCCATTAAGCTTACAAATTTTTGGTGGTGAAAAATCAACATTAGTTGAAGCTGCTAAGTATGTTGATGAAAATACGAATGCAGATATTATCGATATTAATATGGGGTGTCCTGTTCCTAAGATTACAAAAGTAGACGCAGGAGCTAAATGGCTTTTAGACCCAAACAAAATTCATGAAATGGTTTACGCTGTAGCAAAGAATGTAAGTAAACCAGTTACAGTTAAAATGCGTCTTGCGTGGGATGACGATCACATTTATGTAGTAGATAATGCAAAAGCAGTTGAAGCAGCGGGTGGAAAAGCAGTTGCGGTCCATGGGCGAACTCGTTATCAAATGTATGAAGGGAAATCTGATTGGAGCTGGATTAAAGAAGTTAAAAGTCAGGTTTCGATTCCTGTAATTGGTAATGGGGATGTGGAGACCCCTCAAGATGCCAAGCGCATGTTAGATGAAACAGGCTGTGATGGCGTAATGATTGGTCGTGCTGCATTAGGAAATCCATGGATGATTTACCGTACAGTTAAATACTTAGAATCTGGTGTATTAATGCCTGAGCCAGAAGCACGTGAAAAAATTGATGTATGTTTATTGCATTTAGACCGTTTAATTGATTTGAAAAATGAACATGTAGCTGTAATGGAAATGAGAAAGCATGCAGCATGGTATTTAAAAGGTTTGAAAGGCAATGCATTAGTTCGAAATCAAATTAACGAGGTTAATACTCGTGCTCAAATGGTGGAAGTATTAACAGCATACGTTAATGAAGTGGAAGAAAAAATGAAAGCTACTCAAGCTTTGTAA
- the folP gene encoding dihydropteroate synthase, with protein sequence MGILNVTPDSFSDGGRYNEIELAIQHAKKLIADGAKIIDVGGESTRPGAAIVDEDEELRRVVPIIKALSKEIDVPISIDTYKSEVAKQAVEAGATIINDVWGAKKDPKIAEVAAAYNVPICLMHNRTDENYYSLMSDLVCDLVESINIAKRAGVKDEMIILDPGVGFAKSAEQNLEVLNQMEQIKALDYPVLLGTSRKRFIGEVLGTEVHERMEGTGATVCLGITKGCEIVRVHDVLAISRMAKMMDAMLKIGVKNG encoded by the coding sequence ATGGGGATTTTAAATGTAACCCCGGACTCCTTTTCTGATGGTGGCCGATACAATGAAATTGAATTAGCGATACAACATGCAAAGAAGTTAATTGCTGATGGAGCAAAAATTATTGATGTAGGTGGGGAATCGACAAGACCTGGAGCTGCCATAGTTGACGAAGACGAAGAGTTAAGAAGAGTAGTTCCGATTATTAAAGCATTATCTAAAGAAATTGATGTCCCAATTTCCATTGATACATATAAATCTGAAGTAGCAAAACAAGCTGTTGAAGCTGGCGCAACAATCATTAATGATGTTTGGGGAGCAAAGAAAGACCCTAAAATTGCTGAAGTGGCTGCTGCGTACAATGTTCCAATTTGTTTAATGCACAATCGAACAGATGAAAACTATTATAGTTTAATGAGTGATCTTGTCTGTGATTTAGTTGAAAGTATTAATATAGCAAAACGTGCAGGCGTAAAGGATGAAATGATTATTTTGGATCCAGGTGTTGGTTTTGCAAAATCAGCTGAGCAGAATTTAGAAGTTTTAAACCAAATGGAGCAAATCAAAGCGCTAGATTATCCAGTGTTACTTGGTACTTCTAGAAAAAGGTTTATAGGGGAGGTTCTTGGTACTGAAGTACATGAGCGAATGGAAGGTACAGGGGCTACAGTCTGTTTAGGTATTACGAAAGGCTGCGAAATTGTTCGAGTACATGATGTATTAGCGATTTCCCGTATGGCTAAAATGATGGACGCTATGTTAAAGATTGGAGTAAAAAATGGATAA
- the ftsH gene encoding ATP-dependent zinc metalloprotease FtsH — translation MNRIFRNTVFYILIFLVVIGVVTYFNGPESQVKKVSYDTFYTKLQKGDVSSLTSIQPKNGVYIVRGHFTDVKKGESFQTQVPISDETTKIVNKAVADYKIKANWNPAETTSAWVQIFTSLIPFVIIFILFFFLMNQAQGGGSRVMNFGKSKARLYNDEKKKVRFKDVAGADEEKQELVEVVEFLKDPRKFSELGARIPKGVLLVGPPGTGKTLLARAVAGEAGVPFFSISGSDFVEMFVGVGASRVRDLFENAKKNAPCIIFIDEIDAVGRQRGAGLGGGHDEREQTLNQLLVEMDGFGANEGIIIIAATNRADVLDPALLRPGRFDRQITVDRPDVIGREAVLKVHSRNKPLSPEVDLKAIAQRTPGFSGADLENLLNEAALVAARRDKKKIDMLDIDEATDRVIAGPAKKNKVISEKERKIVAFHEAGHTVIGQVLDDAEVVHKVTIVPRGQAGGYAVMLPKEDRYFMTKPELLDKITGLLGGRVAEEVVFGEVSTGAHNDFQRATGIARRMVTEFGMSDKLGPLQFGQSQGGNVFLGRDFNNEQNYSDKIAYEIDVEIQTIIKECYAKATDIIKKHRDKLDLLANTLLEVETLDAKGIKSLWEQGTLPTSPTSKDEVKVNISKKNDEPTEPKITE, via the coding sequence TTGAATCGAATTTTCCGTAATACAGTCTTTTACATATTAATCTTCTTAGTTGTGATTGGTGTTGTTACATATTTCAATGGGCCAGAATCTCAAGTTAAGAAAGTAAGTTACGATACATTTTATACTAAGTTACAAAAAGGTGATGTTAGCAGCTTAACATCTATCCAACCTAAAAATGGAGTGTACATAGTAAGAGGTCACTTTACAGATGTAAAAAAAGGCGAATCTTTCCAAACTCAAGTACCAATTAGTGACGAAACGACAAAAATAGTTAACAAAGCAGTTGCTGACTATAAAATAAAGGCTAATTGGAATCCAGCTGAAACAACAAGTGCATGGGTGCAAATCTTCACTTCACTCATTCCATTTGTTATTATTTTCATTCTGTTCTTCTTCTTAATGAATCAAGCACAAGGTGGCGGAAGCCGTGTTATGAACTTTGGGAAGAGCAAAGCTCGTCTTTATAATGACGAGAAAAAGAAAGTACGATTTAAAGATGTTGCAGGTGCAGATGAAGAAAAGCAAGAGCTTGTTGAAGTTGTAGAGTTCTTGAAGGATCCTCGTAAGTTTTCTGAATTAGGTGCAAGAATTCCTAAAGGGGTACTATTAGTAGGACCTCCTGGAACAGGTAAAACATTATTAGCAAGAGCTGTTGCAGGAGAAGCTGGAGTTCCATTCTTCTCAATCAGTGGTTCTGATTTTGTTGAAATGTTTGTAGGGGTTGGTGCTTCTCGTGTTCGTGATTTATTTGAAAATGCGAAGAAAAACGCTCCTTGTATCATATTTATAGATGAGATCGATGCTGTAGGTCGTCAACGTGGTGCTGGATTAGGTGGAGGTCACGATGAGCGTGAACAAACATTAAACCAGTTACTTGTTGAGATGGATGGTTTCGGTGCTAACGAAGGTATTATCATCATCGCTGCAACAAACCGTGCAGATGTTCTTGACCCAGCGTTATTACGTCCAGGTCGATTTGACAGACAGATTACGGTAGATCGTCCAGATGTAATAGGACGTGAAGCAGTATTAAAAGTTCATTCAAGAAATAAACCATTGTCACCAGAAGTAGACTTAAAAGCTATTGCTCAAAGAACACCTGGTTTCTCTGGTGCAGATTTAGAGAATTTATTAAACGAAGCAGCATTAGTTGCAGCTCGTCGTGATAAAAAGAAAATTGATATGCTTGATATTGACGAAGCAACTGACCGTGTAATTGCGGGACCTGCTAAGAAAAATAAAGTTATATCTGAAAAAGAGCGTAAAATTGTTGCGTTCCATGAAGCTGGACATACGGTTATTGGTCAAGTATTAGATGATGCTGAAGTGGTGCACAAAGTAACAATCGTACCGCGTGGTCAAGCAGGTGGTTATGCAGTAATGCTTCCAAAAGAAGATCGTTACTTTATGACAAAACCAGAATTACTTGATAAAATTACAGGTCTACTTGGTGGACGTGTTGCTGAAGAAGTGGTATTTGGTGAAGTAAGTACAGGAGCTCATAATGACTTCCAACGTGCAACAGGTATTGCTCGTCGTATGGTTACTGAGTTCGGTATGAGCGATAAACTAGGCCCATTACAGTTTGGTCAATCTCAAGGAGGAAATGTATTCCTTGGTAGAGACTTTAATAATGAACAAAATTATAGTGATAAAATTGCTTATGAAATCGACGTAGAGATTCAAACAATCATTAAAGAATGTTATGCAAAAGCAACTGATATTATTAAGAAGCATCGCGATAAATTAGACTTGCTTGCAAACACATTATTAGAAGTGGAAACGTTAGATGCAAAAGGAATTAAGAGTCTTTGGGAACAAGGCACACTTCCTACATCTCCAACTTCAAAAGATGAGGTAAAAGTCAACATTTCTAAAAAGAATGATGAACCAACTGAGCCTAAAATCACTGAATAA